TTTATTGTTTGGGCAACAGAACTGTTGAAAGCTGTAAAGACAACATGTCCGGTTATTTCAGTATGATTTGGTGCTTTTGGAGTTATACGTTTTTCGATCAAAGTAGCCATAAGAGTTCCGGCTATCATAAATATAATGAAAACACCAGAAACCATCAAAAATATTGATAAAGCTATCATTGGATAAGAATCAAATGGCAAAAGTTCCCCATATCCAGTGGTTGTTAAGGTTTGCATTATAAAGACTATTGCCTGGCCTGTAGTAATTTCTCGTCCCTCAAAAGTAGCCATTAGATACCTTACGATAGGTATGAGTAAAATAATCAGAAATAGACCAATAAAAAACACTCTAAAAAGTAACCACATACTGTAATCTGTAACTTTATTAAAACCTACTAATAACTCATTATTTGATTTGCTATTTTTGTTTGGGAAAAGGTTTTTGATTAATTTCATGTTATTATTATACCACCAAGTATTTAGAATTTAATCAATTTTCAATTTATGATCAATAATTTTCTTTCATCTTCTGTATCATTTTTTCAAAGTTAGTTACAAATTTTGCTTTCTAAAGTAAGTTATTTCGACAAAAATAATATTACGACCTTCTATTCATTAGACTTAGATTATAGCTGATATAGAAGAAGTTTTGGAGCAGCTAAGATAATATCAAAAATACTTTTTACAAATAAAACACCTTCCTGATATTAAATTTATAATCAGCAAGGTGTTTTCAAACGATTTTGATTTCATTGATATCTACGTCTACAGCTAGTTGGTCCCTGTCCCCTTGATTAATTTTTAGTTTTGTTTTTTCCAAAGTTAATTTACCCTTTTTGTAAGTGAAGATATCTGGATAAAGAAGCGATAATGCAGCCACTAGGTCATGGGCAACTGCAACAAAAACGCCTCGCTTTCTTGCTAGCTCTAAGTACCTTTTACAAAATTCAAATAGTAAGCTATCGCCGTTTGAATAATTATTGAAATGATTAAACTGTATAATATCTGAGGTTATTTTTAGTTTTTCGGTTACATCCAAAGGAACAACCTTTAGCCTACATTCGGTGTTAGAAAAAACTTTCTCAACTGAGGATGGATCCATACCAAAATTAAACTCATGGCCGTTTTTGTAATTACCTTTTCTTTTATAAGCTCCTCCCATAATAGTTATAATTTCAGGCTTATTAGTTATTTTAGATTCTAAAAACTTTAACAGCATAGTACAAGGACCAAGAGACAAAATCTCATAGCTTTCATCTGTAATAGCTTGTATATCTCCAAAATCTCTTACATCAAAGCTAAAGTTCCCAAGTTCTATTCTTTCAGTGATGTCACCCATTCCATCCTTTCCGTGGATAGAAGATAATATATTATAGTTTTGCGAATAATTTAATGTAGAGAATATAGGAATATGACTAAGATTTAGCATTGACAAAAGTTTTTTTGTATTTCGATGTGTTTGTTTTGGGTTATGATTACCGGCGACTGGTACAATTCCTTTTATGTTAATCTGCTTTTGTTTGGCTAACCAGATTAAAGCAATAGCATCATCCATACCGGGATCTGTAAATATTATTATGTTTTTTTGTTCATTTCTCATGTAATACACCTTCCCTAGAGCTACCAAAGCCAATCGATCATATCGATCTTCCTAACCTGGTCTTTATAGGGAGACCAACTGTCAAAAAATCTTTCTCTAACCTCTTTAATATTATTTCTGATTCCCTCTTCTATCCGGTCGTCTAGTTTATAAATTTTTTTAATTTTTTACTTAAACAAATTTCTTAGCAGTTTACCAGTAGCTCTACCAGCTACCCTTCTCTTCACCCTTTGATTAACTCTGCCCTTCTTAACAGCGTTAAAATCCCCCAATAATCTTGCTAAAGTATAAAGAAAACTCCTCATCTTGACACCTCCTATTTTTCTTTAGATTCATTTTAACAGATTAATTTGACTATTAGCTGTCATAATATTTACAGTTTTAATCCTTGCCACATCAAAATCTAACTTAACCTAATTATAACATGGCATCTGTAATAAATTGCAAGTTATTTTGCAACTTTTGTTTTATTGGTTCGCTATATCACCTTTAAGGGTGATACAATTTTGCCTTTGTTATCTTATAATATATTACATGAAGTTAAGTTCAAACTCCCAGATAGCAAGGAGATGATATTTATGAACTTTTATACATGTGATTCTGAGTTTTACAAATGCGAGGACGGAGTAATAAGGTGGATTTATGAGCTAAGTTTGTGGAAAAACCCAACTATTATTATCAGTTTATTAAAAGTATTTTTGCTTGCCTCTTTTTTCCCGGTTACTATAGTAGGTTTAATCACCTTATTTGAAAGTGGATTTGTAGAAGCTTTTAAAGCTTCATTAACTGTATTTGGTATTATTTTGCCTATCATGTTAGCATTGTTAGCTTTGTCTTATCCAATTGTAGCAATTTTGTATGGTGGCAAATATTGTGTCTTATTTGAAATGGATGAAGTAGGTGTTAAGCACAATCAATTAGATAAAAATATAAAGAAAAGTCAAGCAATTAATATTCTAGGTATAGCAGCAGGTATAGTTAGTTCTAACCCAACTATAGTAGGCGCTGGAGTTTTATCTTATTTCAAAAAAAGTTCTTATTCCGAGTTCTCAAAAGTTAGAAAAATTGTAACAAAAAAAAGACGCAGTGTTATATACCTTAATGAATTTTTGGAAAGAAATCAAGTTTATGTTCCAAGTGAAAATTTCGACATGGTATTAGATTATATTGTCAGCAGGTGCAATGGTGCAGTTGTTAAAAAAGGTTAACATTTAAATTTATTAATATGCACCCTACCTCAAACCAGGAGCCGCTATGCCGGTAGTTTCTACCCATTCCCCTTTCTCCTTATCATAGACTTCAACTATTCTAAACTCATCAAATCCAACATCCTCCACGGTGAGATCCCCGTCTCCGTATTCCTCCACAGGTATATAGTACTGCCGATGCTTCGACAGTCCAGGATACTTATAGCTCTTATAATAGGTAACCACATCGCGTCCCAGGTTCTCACAATAATAAGAATGATAGTCCCTTCCTACATACCTAACACTCGTTGTTGTAACTTCATTCCCCGTATCTGGTTCTGTCCATGTATTTTCCATCGGTTCCGTCATGTCTTGTGCGGCTTCATCTTCCCCTTCTTCTCTTTCTTGAGGCTCACCTTCTTCGAAAAGGTCATCACAAAAACAGCCGGGAATAAAGGGCGGCGTCAACGAGATCA
The Natranaerofaba carboxydovora genome window above contains:
- a CDS encoding nucleoside hydrolase, with the protein product MRNEQKNIIIFTDPGMDDAIALIWLAKQKQINIKGIVPVAGNHNPKQTHRNTKKLLSMLNLSHIPIFSTLNYSQNYNILSSIHGKDGMGDITERIELGNFSFDVRDFGDIQAITDESYEILSLGPCTMLLKFLESKITNKPEIITIMGGAYKRKGNYKNGHEFNFGMDPSSVEKVFSNTECRLKVVPLDVTEKLKITSDIIQFNHFNNYSNGDSLLFEFCKRYLELARKRGVFVAVAHDLVAALSLLYPDIFTYKKGKLTLEKTKLKINQGDRDQLAVDVDINEIKIV